The proteins below come from a single Streptomyces sp. SCSIO 75703 genomic window:
- a CDS encoding glycoside hydrolase family 3 protein produces the protein MPRSSTSRTAQPSRRTLLAATAGAGAALAAGGTARAEGRAPDDRRLRALVARMTPEEKVGQLFVMRVYGHSATDPDQADVEANLREIGVRSAAELLARYRVGGIIYFTWAHNTRDPHQIAELSNGIQRASLSLPRGLPVLVSTDQEHGIVARVGAPATLLPGAMAVGAGGSRSDAREAGRIAGAELRALGIRQDYAPVADVNVNPANPVIGVRSFGSEPGPVAELVAAEVTGYQRSGVAACAKHFPGHGDTATDSHTGLPVITHSRAEWEALDAPPFRAAIEAGIDSLMTAHLMVPALDASGDPATLSRPIVTGILREELGYDGVVVTDSLAMEGVRTKYGDERVPVLALKAGVDQLLNPPDLDLAWNAVLAAVRGGELTESRLDESVLRVLRLKARLGLFEDAYTTRKDVDRTVGTRGHLAAADRIAERTTTLLVNEDGLLPLSRRRTPRLLVAGADPASPSGTTGPPTAVLARALTELGFTATALSTGTAPSAALTERAVAAAGEADAVVVLTYNVTAGSAQQTLVRRLLATGTPVVAVAVRDPYDAAHLDGVPAVLATYSWTDVEVRAAARVLAGRTGPRGRLPVPVARADDPTAVLLPVGHGLRYRA, from the coding sequence GTGCCTCGAAGCAGCACGTCACGCACCGCACAGCCGTCCCGCCGCACCCTCCTCGCCGCCACCGCGGGCGCCGGCGCGGCCCTCGCCGCCGGTGGCACCGCGCGGGCCGAGGGCCGGGCACCCGACGACCGCCGGCTGCGCGCCCTCGTCGCCCGCATGACGCCGGAGGAGAAGGTCGGCCAGCTCTTCGTCATGCGGGTCTACGGCCACTCCGCCACCGACCCCGACCAGGCCGACGTCGAGGCCAACCTGCGGGAGATCGGCGTCCGTTCCGCCGCCGAACTGCTCGCCCGCTACCGGGTCGGCGGCATCATCTACTTCACCTGGGCGCACAACACCCGTGACCCGCACCAGATCGCCGAGCTGTCCAACGGCATCCAGCGGGCCTCCCTCTCCCTGCCGCGCGGGCTGCCGGTGCTCGTCTCCACCGACCAGGAGCACGGCATCGTGGCCCGGGTCGGCGCCCCGGCCACCCTGCTGCCGGGCGCGATGGCCGTCGGCGCCGGCGGCTCCCGTTCCGACGCGCGCGAGGCGGGCCGGATCGCCGGGGCCGAACTGCGCGCGCTGGGCATCCGGCAGGACTACGCCCCGGTCGCCGACGTGAACGTGAACCCGGCCAACCCGGTGATCGGCGTACGGTCCTTCGGCTCCGAGCCCGGTCCGGTGGCGGAGCTGGTGGCCGCCGAGGTGACGGGCTACCAGCGGTCCGGGGTCGCCGCCTGCGCCAAGCACTTCCCCGGGCACGGCGACACGGCCACCGACAGCCACACCGGCCTGCCCGTCATCACGCACAGCCGCGCCGAGTGGGAGGCGCTGGACGCGCCGCCGTTCCGCGCGGCGATCGAGGCGGGCATCGACTCCCTGATGACCGCCCACCTGATGGTCCCGGCGCTGGACGCCTCCGGCGACCCGGCGACCCTCTCCCGCCCCATCGTCACCGGCATCCTGCGCGAGGAGCTGGGCTACGACGGGGTCGTGGTCACCGACTCGCTCGCCATGGAGGGCGTGCGCACCAAGTACGGCGACGAGCGGGTGCCGGTGCTGGCGCTGAAGGCCGGGGTCGACCAGCTCCTCAACCCGCCCGACCTGGACCTCGCCTGGAACGCGGTGCTGGCGGCCGTGCGGGGCGGCGAGCTGACGGAGTCCCGGCTCGACGAATCGGTCCTGCGGGTGCTGCGGCTGAAGGCGAGGCTGGGTCTGTTCGAGGACGCGTACACCACCCGGAAGGACGTCGACCGCACCGTCGGCACCCGGGGGCACCTGGCCGCGGCCGACCGGATCGCCGAGCGGACCACCACCCTGCTCGTCAACGAGGACGGGCTGCTGCCGCTCTCCCGGCGGCGTACCCCGCGGCTGCTGGTCGCCGGCGCCGACCCCGCCTCGCCCTCCGGCACCACGGGCCCGCCCACCGCGGTCCTCGCGCGGGCGCTGACGGAGCTGGGCTTCACCGCCACCGCCCTGTCCACCGGCACCGCCCCCTCCGCCGCGCTGACCGAGCGGGCGGTGGCGGCGGCCGGGGAGGCCGACGCGGTGGTGGTCCTCACCTACAACGTCACCGCCGGCAGCGCCCAGCAGACCCTGGTCCGGCGGCTCCTGGCCACGGGCACCCCGGTGGTCGCCGTCGCCGTCCGCGATCCGTACGACGCGGCCCACCTCGACGGCGTCCCCGCGGTCCTCGCCACCTACTCCTGGACGGACGTCGAGGTGCG